From the genome of Brevibacterium sp. JSBI002, one region includes:
- a CDS encoding DUF1707 domain-containing protein yields the protein MAEDDSPAPKRRIRASDKDRDEVLSVITEAVTNGRLDPEETAQRQDDAISAKFLDDLMPLIDDLPEGHRLHQRLARQTGHDQESGPGSALQRRGPAELSPAVDPGSAPPTNSVAIMSGREIDVAPGTGQVTTYALMGGDNIDLCAVMGPGVTVELVSYSMWGGNDIYVPPGVRIRDETINIMAGNEVRQSARGDGSNGTVVLKGFSLMAGHDVHLAKGYRAKDQGQLE from the coding sequence ATGGCCGAAGATGACTCCCCTGCCCCGAAGCGCCGGATCCGTGCCTCCGACAAGGACCGGGACGAGGTCCTCTCCGTGATCACGGAGGCGGTGACGAACGGACGCCTCGACCCCGAGGAGACCGCGCAGCGGCAGGATGATGCCATCTCCGCGAAGTTCCTCGACGACCTCATGCCGCTGATCGACGATCTGCCGGAGGGCCACCGACTCCACCAGAGGCTCGCCCGCCAGACCGGTCATGATCAGGAATCGGGCCCGGGGTCGGCTCTGCAGCGACGGGGACCGGCCGAGCTCAGCCCGGCCGTCGATCCTGGTTCCGCCCCACCCACGAACTCGGTGGCCATCATGTCCGGTCGTGAGATCGACGTGGCACCCGGCACCGGACAGGTCACCACATATGCGCTCATGGGCGGGGACAATATCGATCTGTGCGCCGTCATGGGACCGGGTGTGACTGTCGAGCTGGTCTCCTACTCTATGTGGGGCGGCAACGACATCTACGTCCCGCCGGGTGTGCGCATCCGCGACGAGACGATCAACATCATGGCGGGCAATGAGGTCCGTCAGTCCGCGCGGGGCGACGGATCGAACGGCACCGTCGTCCTCAAGGGCTTCTCGCTCATGGCCGGACACGATGTCCATCTAGCCAAAGGCTACCGAGCAAAGGATCAGGGTCAACTGGAATGA
- a CDS encoding glycosyltransferase, which translates to MRYESSAGNQPAAHPAAPSLRTPTTVDLVVPVYNEEASLAVSIETLLAADTGRGIEVTIIIADNASTDSTPRIAAALAAEHPNVEYVRLEQKGRGRALSRVWQSSTADIVAYTDVDLATDIRVLEPMVEVIRSGLADVAIASRLQPGLAVERGIRREIISRCYNRLLKLSLGVGFSDAQCGFKALSQRAARDLLPQVEDSEWFFDTELLALAEWAGYRIHEFGTDWTDDPDSSVDVVSTAWKDIKGIVRLRTGGRIRTSHGVPAPNTGAQILHFIDVGIISTVLYAVLFLLGIQFVSEPTANIVALLLSTIANTALNRGHTFGVRSPHRRLTSQLKGLAAFGLCLAFTSAGLAVADGFSGPWATVGTLAVLTAANLAATVVRFVLMRTWVFARRTRQEFSA; encoded by the coding sequence ATGAGATACGAGAGCAGCGCCGGGAACCAGCCCGCAGCGCACCCAGCAGCCCCGTCCCTGCGAACGCCCACGACCGTCGACCTCGTCGTCCCGGTCTACAACGAGGAGGCTTCGCTGGCCGTCTCGATCGAGACTCTCCTCGCCGCCGATACCGGTCGCGGAATCGAGGTCACGATCATCATCGCCGACAATGCGAGCACCGATTCGACCCCGAGAATCGCCGCAGCGCTAGCGGCCGAACACCCGAACGTCGAATACGTGCGGCTCGAGCAGAAAGGCCGCGGGCGCGCACTGTCCCGGGTGTGGCAATCCTCGACGGCGGATATCGTCGCATATACAGATGTCGATCTCGCCACCGACATCCGAGTTCTCGAACCGATGGTCGAGGTGATCCGCTCGGGACTGGCCGATGTGGCCATCGCGTCCCGTCTGCAGCCCGGTCTTGCGGTCGAGCGGGGCATCAGACGCGAGATCATCTCCCGCTGCTACAACCGACTGCTCAAGCTCAGCCTCGGTGTCGGCTTCAGCGACGCTCAATGCGGTTTCAAAGCGCTGTCGCAGCGTGCGGCGAGAGACCTGCTCCCGCAGGTCGAGGACAGCGAGTGGTTCTTCGACACGGAGCTGCTCGCTCTCGCCGAGTGGGCCGGGTACCGCATCCACGAGTTCGGCACGGACTGGACGGATGACCCCGACTCCTCCGTCGACGTGGTCAGCACGGCGTGGAAGGACATCAAGGGCATCGTCCGGCTGCGCACGGGCGGACGCATCCGGACCAGTCACGGAGTCCCGGCACCGAACACCGGGGCGCAGATCCTCCACTTCATCGACGTCGGGATCATCAGCACCGTGCTCTACGCCGTGCTGTTCCTCCTCGGCATCCAATTCGTCTCGGAACCCACGGCGAACATCGTTGCGCTGCTCCTTTCGACGATCGCGAACACCGCCCTCAACCGGGGCCACACCTTCGGGGTGAGATCCCCGCACCGCCGACTGACCTCCCAATTGAAGGGTCTGGCGGCCTTCGGCCTGTGCCTGGCCTTCACCTCGGCAGGTCTGGCCGTCGCAGATGGATTCTCCGGACCCTGGGCAACTGTCGGCACGCTCGCCGTGCTGACGGCGGCGAACCTCGCCGCCACCGTGGTCCGGTTCGTGCTCATGCGCACATGGGTCTTCGCTCGCCGCACCCGTCAGGAGTTCTCGGCATGA
- a CDS encoding sensor histidine kinase gives MTLRRWRLQTRLIVLAGLVLLLVGAGIGTASWLSVRGSLMTDLDAQLTSMTSHARSGDGPGAGPGTSGNPGTSGGGDDSVAAVDSALRYLFQPGVGDGALVVVDSGDGGEGLIAEAGLTRPRSLSAEAIDALLEIEPEGAESAHESVQVPGFGDYRVVAFDDGGTTTVYGVPQGSVDSALERTAWTTAFVVLIGVIATAALMAVIIHRQLRDLRDVASTAREVTDLELSAGKPELALRVPAELAVPGTEVGDVGASVNRMLDHVGSALEERYRGTEQMRRFVADASHELRTPIATIRGWADLTRPYRDDLPAEVTTSLGRIDSGAMRMSSLVDDLLLLARLEAGRQPTREDTVDVSSLLVELVEDAHVVNPDHAISLDVPPEALEVRGAADQVRRVVSIVLTNACVHTPPGTSVHVEAMAARKPVSGQLPSDVVAIRISDDGGGIPPEIRDRVFDRFVRGDPSRARQDGAKGGSSGLGLSIAAGLVELMRGGIAMSSTDAGTSFELRLPAA, from the coding sequence GTGACTCTGCGTCGCTGGCGGCTGCAGACGAGGCTCATCGTCCTCGCCGGTCTCGTCCTACTCCTCGTCGGCGCCGGAATCGGCACCGCCTCCTGGCTGAGCGTGCGCGGATCTCTGATGACCGACCTCGACGCCCAGCTGACGTCGATGACCTCGCATGCACGCTCGGGTGACGGCCCCGGTGCGGGCCCCGGGACGAGCGGCAATCCGGGCACCTCCGGTGGGGGCGACGACTCGGTGGCGGCGGTCGATTCGGCTCTGCGCTATCTCTTCCAGCCGGGGGTCGGCGACGGAGCTCTCGTCGTCGTCGATTCCGGCGACGGGGGAGAGGGGCTCATCGCCGAGGCGGGGCTGACCCGTCCGCGCTCCTTGTCCGCCGAAGCGATCGATGCCCTGCTCGAGATCGAGCCCGAGGGCGCTGAATCCGCCCATGAGTCTGTGCAGGTGCCGGGGTTCGGCGACTACCGGGTCGTGGCCTTCGATGACGGCGGAACCACCACCGTCTACGGTGTCCCGCAGGGCAGCGTGGACTCCGCGCTCGAACGCACCGCCTGGACGACCGCGTTCGTCGTCCTCATCGGCGTCATCGCCACGGCCGCGCTCATGGCCGTGATCATCCACCGCCAGCTGCGGGACCTGCGCGACGTCGCCAGCACTGCCAGGGAGGTCACTGACCTCGAGCTGAGCGCAGGCAAACCCGAGCTCGCCCTGCGGGTTCCCGCCGAGCTCGCGGTGCCGGGCACGGAGGTCGGTGATGTGGGAGCTTCGGTCAACCGGATGCTCGACCACGTCGGCTCCGCCCTCGAGGAGCGCTACCGCGGCACGGAGCAGATGCGCCGCTTCGTCGCCGACGCCTCCCATGAGCTGCGCACTCCGATCGCGACGATCCGCGGTTGGGCCGACCTCACCCGCCCGTACCGTGATGATCTGCCCGCCGAGGTGACCACCTCCTTGGGCAGGATCGATTCCGGAGCGATGCGGATGTCCTCCCTCGTCGATGATCTCCTTCTCCTCGCCCGGCTCGAAGCCGGCCGCCAGCCGACGAGGGAGGACACCGTCGACGTCTCTTCCCTGCTCGTCGAACTCGTCGAGGACGCCCATGTGGTCAATCCCGACCACGCGATCTCCCTCGATGTCCCCCCTGAGGCCCTCGAGGTGCGCGGAGCAGCTGATCAGGTCCGCCGGGTCGTGTCGATCGTGCTCACGAACGCCTGCGTGCACACGCCCCCGGGCACCAGCGTGCACGTCGAGGCAATGGCGGCCCGGAAGCCGGTCTCCGGGCAGCTGCCCAGCGATGTCGTGGCGATCCGCATCAGCGACGACGGTGGGGGCATTCCGCCCGAGATCCGGGACCGGGTCTTCGACCGTTTCGTACGTGGAGACCCCTCGCGGGCACGGCAGGACGGAGCCAAGGGAGGTTCCTCGGGGCTGGGACTGTCGATCGCCGCCGGACTCGTTGAACTCATGCGCGGCGGCATCGCGATGTCGAGCACGGACGCTGGTACGAGCTTCGAGCTGCGCCTGCCTGCCGCCTGA
- a CDS encoding response regulator transcription factor → MNPTANPPARILIVDDEANLSELLVMACHVRGWEAEGVGTGREAVALARSERFDAIVLDVMLPDLDGFAVIEKIRAEGIDTPVVFLSARDEVDDRLTGLRLGGDDYVTKPFNLDEVIARIEVRLRRGASNGPVDEDDVLRVGDLELDERSHEVTRAGHPIELTAREYEVLLLFMRNPRVVLSKAQILDRVWDYDFGGNGNIVELYVSYLRKKIDAPFPDLPNLFHTKRGAGYIMRAEQ, encoded by the coding sequence ATGAACCCGACAGCGAATCCGCCGGCGCGCATCCTCATCGTCGACGACGAGGCGAACCTCTCCGAGCTCCTCGTCATGGCCTGCCACGTCAGAGGTTGGGAAGCCGAGGGAGTCGGCACCGGCCGCGAGGCCGTGGCGCTGGCCAGGAGCGAACGCTTCGACGCGATCGTCCTCGACGTCATGCTGCCCGACCTTGACGGGTTCGCCGTGATCGAGAAGATCCGAGCCGAGGGCATCGACACTCCGGTGGTCTTCCTCTCTGCCAGAGACGAGGTCGATGACCGGCTGACGGGTCTGCGGCTGGGCGGGGACGACTACGTGACGAAGCCGTTCAACCTCGATGAGGTCATCGCCCGGATCGAGGTGCGCCTGCGCCGGGGGGCCTCGAACGGTCCGGTCGATGAGGATGATGTGCTGCGCGTGGGTGACCTCGAACTCGACGAACGCTCCCACGAGGTCACCCGCGCCGGCCATCCGATCGAGCTGACGGCTCGCGAATACGAGGTGCTGCTGCTGTTCATGCGCAACCCGCGGGTGGTGCTGTCGAAGGCCCAGATCCTCGACCGCGTATGGGACTACGACTTCGGCGGCAACGGCAACATCGTCGAACTCTACGTCTCCTATCTGCGGAAGAAGATCGACGCGCCGTTCCCGGACCTGCCGAACCTGTTCCACACGAAGCGCGGGGCCGGCTACATCATGCGGGCGGAACAGTGA
- a CDS encoding ArnT family glycosyltransferase translates to MRRHWYPITLTVLTLGTIAGFLANLSANGWANSFYAAAVQAGSENWEAFLFGSLDSANAITVDKPPASLWLMALSARVFGFSSFSMLLPQVLLAGVSVLLIVHSVRLSLRSHVGPGLEKAAALGAGVIFAVSPVVALMFRFNNPDALLVTLMIGAVVATQHALRTLTEAHRRRPSRRIAGWLILAGVCLGLGFLTKQFQVLLIVPGLAVSWVLFARTSWPRRLLWLLVPLGSMIVSAGWWIALVELTPAGFRPYIGGSQSNSFLELTFGYNGFGRLTGNETGSVGGGGGGQGGGWGETGVTRLFTGSFGQQVSWFLPTALFLLIVTIVLLILAEAARRRRVPTVTDGTVPTGTRSTDTIPDTVTDGEKDAGLAVRASGAIGGGSLGAGLLMWGAWLIVTWLVLSNMNGIVHEYYTVALIPAIAAVIGLGVAVLLARDGFLPRLLLAVAWALTGAWQFIISSQMTGVPGVLRWCVLIVSILGALVLIVTAHRRIGTALASVLVALAILGSAAIPAQLAVRTIAGTTQGSIVTIAGTSSSMGGGPGGGGMPGGGVRPGGGAGGTDGTTGGTPGGTRNSEAGTGSTGGMPGGGGGMGGLLNGSEPSDELTRLLEEDAADYTWVAATTGANRAAGYQLALEEPVMAIGGFNGTDPSPTLAEFKQLVADGKIHYYIGSGSGGGQGPGGGNEDSASSQIAAWVEANYEVTTVDSVSLYDLSAG, encoded by the coding sequence ATGAGACGGCACTGGTACCCGATCACACTCACCGTCCTCACACTCGGCACGATCGCGGGGTTCCTCGCCAACCTCAGCGCCAACGGGTGGGCGAACTCCTTCTATGCGGCGGCTGTGCAGGCCGGATCGGAGAACTGGGAGGCGTTCCTCTTCGGCTCCCTCGACTCGGCGAACGCGATCACCGTCGACAAACCCCCGGCCTCCCTGTGGCTGATGGCCCTGAGCGCCCGGGTCTTCGGCTTCTCTTCGTTCTCGATGCTCCTGCCCCAGGTCCTCCTGGCCGGGGTGAGTGTGCTCCTCATCGTCCATTCGGTGCGGCTGAGCCTGCGGTCCCATGTCGGACCAGGGCTTGAGAAGGCCGCCGCTCTGGGGGCCGGCGTGATCTTCGCCGTCTCCCCGGTCGTGGCGCTGATGTTCCGGTTCAACAACCCGGACGCGCTGCTCGTGACCCTGATGATCGGTGCGGTCGTCGCGACCCAGCACGCCCTGCGCACGCTCACCGAGGCCCACCGGCGACGCCCGTCCCGCCGCATCGCCGGCTGGCTCATCCTCGCCGGAGTCTGCCTCGGCCTGGGGTTCCTGACCAAACAGTTCCAGGTCCTCCTCATCGTCCCCGGCCTCGCTGTGTCCTGGGTGCTCTTCGCCCGCACCTCCTGGCCACGCCGTCTGCTGTGGCTGCTCGTCCCGCTCGGGTCGATGATCGTCAGCGCCGGCTGGTGGATCGCCCTCGTCGAGCTCACCCCTGCAGGCTTCCGACCCTACATCGGCGGCTCGCAGTCGAACTCCTTCCTCGAGCTCACCTTCGGCTACAACGGCTTCGGACGGCTGACCGGCAACGAGACCGGGTCCGTCGGCGGAGGAGGCGGCGGCCAGGGCGGCGGATGGGGCGAGACGGGCGTCACCCGCCTGTTCACCGGCAGCTTCGGCCAGCAGGTGTCGTGGTTCCTGCCCACCGCACTGTTCCTCCTGATCGTGACGATCGTTCTCCTCATCCTCGCCGAGGCGGCCCGCCGTCGCCGTGTCCCCACCGTCACGGACGGAACCGTTCCGACCGGAACACGTTCGACGGACACCATCCCGGACACCGTCACGGACGGTGAGAAGGACGCCGGCCTCGCGGTGCGCGCGTCCGGCGCAATCGGCGGGGGCAGCCTCGGCGCGGGACTGCTCATGTGGGGTGCATGGCTGATCGTCACGTGGCTCGTGCTGTCGAATATGAACGGGATCGTCCACGAGTACTACACGGTTGCGCTCATTCCCGCGATCGCCGCCGTCATCGGCCTCGGCGTCGCGGTGCTGCTCGCCCGTGACGGATTCCTCCCACGTCTGCTGCTGGCGGTGGCTTGGGCCCTGACCGGAGCGTGGCAGTTCATCATCAGCTCGCAGATGACCGGGGTCCCGGGCGTCCTGCGCTGGTGCGTGCTCATCGTCTCGATCCTCGGCGCTCTGGTCCTCATCGTCACCGCGCACCGGCGGATCGGCACGGCGCTCGCCTCGGTGCTCGTCGCGCTGGCCATCCTCGGCAGCGCTGCGATTCCGGCTCAGCTGGCCGTGCGCACGATCGCCGGGACGACGCAGGGATCGATCGTCACGATCGCCGGCACGAGCTCGTCCATGGGCGGTGGACCCGGCGGTGGCGGAATGCCCGGCGGCGGCGTCAGACCCGGCGGAGGCGCCGGCGGCACGGATGGCACGACCGGTGGCACGCCCGGTGGGACACGCAATTCCGAAGCCGGCACGGGCAGTACCGGGGGGATGCCCGGCGGAGGAGGCGGGATGGGCGGTCTGCTCAACGGCTCCGAACCCTCCGACGAACTCACGCGGCTGCTCGAAGAGGATGCCGCGGACTACACGTGGGTGGCTGCGACGACGGGGGCGAATCGGGCGGCGGGATACCAACTCGCGCTCGAAGAGCCCGTGATGGCGATCGGCGGGTTCAACGGCACCGATCCATCGCCCACCCTCGCCGAGTTCAAACAGCTCGTGGCCGACGGCAAGATCCACTACTACATCGGATCGGGCTCCGGCGGCGGTCAGGGTCCAGGCGGCGGGAATGAGGACTCCGCCTCGTCCCAGATCGCGGCCTGGGTGGAGGCGAACTATGAGGTGACGACCGTCGACTCCGTTTCGCTCTACGATCTCAGTGCGGGTTGA